In one window of Candidatus Epulonipiscium sp. DNA:
- a CDS encoding cob(I)yrinic acid a,c-diamide adenosyltransferase, whose translation MDLGLIQVYSGDGKGKTTAAIGQGIRAIGQGMKVIMIQFLKSSYTGELQTLKKLEPDFKVFRFEKPRDFFWNLNEDEKKELKNEIINAMNFANKVLDTGECDILILDEILGAIENDLVDEKEVCNLLDHKPREMEVILTGRKLTNAIKDRVHYISVIESVKHPISGGIEARKGIEY comes from the coding sequence ATGGATCTAGGTTTAATTCAAGTTTACAGTGGCGATGGGAAGGGAAAAACAACGGCAGCCATCGGACAGGGAATAAGGGCTATTGGCCAGGGGATGAAAGTTATTATGATTCAGTTTTTAAAATCCTCTTATACAGGAGAACTACAGACCCTGAAAAAGTTGGAACCGGATTTTAAAGTTTTTCGCTTTGAGAAACCTAGGGACTTTTTTTGGAACTTAAATGAAGATGAAAAAAAAGAACTAAAAAATGAAATTATAAATGCAATGAACTTTGCTAATAAAGTTTTAGATACAGGGGAATGTGATATACTAATATTAGATGAAATACTAGGGGCAATTGAAAATGATTTAGTAGATGAGAAGGAAGTTTGTAATCTTTTAGATCATAAGCCTCGAGAAATGGAAGTAATACTAACGGGTAGAAAACTTACAAATGCAATTAAAGATAGGGTTCATTATATATCTGTGATTGAATCAGTAAAACATCCTATAAGTGGTGGAATCGAAGCAAGAAAAGGGATAGAATATTAA
- a CDS encoding single-stranded DNA-binding protein — protein MTEHVIQNNQVKIIGKVIKDIEFSHRVYGEGFYTFKVEVPRLSNISDVLPVTISERLLGEKTGILNSMVEVQGQFRSYNQYEQGKNRLLLTIFALDFGIIEDEEEIKHVNQIYLDGFICKEPIYRTTPFGREITDMLLAVNRSYHKSDYIPSIAWGRNAKYAQHLKVGDHLKIWGRVQSREYQKKKEDGEVLSKIAYEVSISKMEIDDDNNRQDEDDDELGNKE, from the coding sequence GTGACAGAGCATGTTATACAGAATAATCAAGTCAAAATCATAGGAAAAGTGATTAAAGATATCGAATTTAGCCATCGGGTATACGGGGAGGGTTTTTACACTTTTAAGGTAGAGGTTCCTAGATTAAGTAATATTTCAGATGTCCTTCCGGTAACTATTTCTGAAAGATTGTTAGGGGAAAAGACGGGGATTTTAAATTCGATGGTAGAAGTGCAAGGACAATTTCGTTCCTACAATCAATATGAGCAGGGGAAAAATAGACTATTGCTTACGATTTTTGCCCTTGATTTTGGGATTATCGAAGACGAGGAAGAGATTAAACATGTGAATCAAATTTATTTAGACGGATTCATATGTAAAGAGCCTATCTATAGAACAACTCCATTTGGTAGGGAGATAACAGATATGCTTCTTGCTGTAAATAGGTCATACCATAAGTCGGATTACATTCCAAGTATAGCCTGGGGAAGAAATGCAAAATATGCCCAGCATCTAAAAGTCGGGGATCATTTAAAAATTTGGGGACGGGTGCAAAGCCGAGAATATCAAAAAAAGAAGGAAGATGGAGAAGTTCTATCTAAGATTGCTTATGAAGTTTCCATTTCAAAGATGGAAATAGATGATGATAATAATAGGCAAGATGAGGATGATGACGAGCTAGGTAATAAAGAATAA
- a CDS encoding vitamin B12-dependent ribonucleotide reductase produces MELKDLLFRHYTKELQDSTKTVYDLFQWKNIDIKIVDYSTGKIIIDMENLEFPTHYSQSACDIIASKYFRKKGVPNDRGYEYSLKQVVHRMTAFWVESALHEGLIDESKKQIVYDELAYMMLNQMWAPNSPQWFNTGLKMEYDIDGPPQGHYYYDEKKQDVLPSGDAYTRTQGSACFIVSVDDSLLGEKSLTDQLVTETRLFKYGSGVGSNWSSIRAKGEPLSGGGKSSGLISFLKVFDRNAGAIKSGGTTRRAAKMNILDIDHPEIENFITWKAKEEEKVAALGKMGYSTHFDSEAYETVSGQNANNSVRISDKFMASLDTPDAKWNLKGRIDASMDREISVSELWEDLVYSAWRCGDPGVQFDDIINGWHTCPAGEDGELGKKHNRINASNPCSEYMFLDDTACNLASINITKYYDHENNRFDIEGYLHSIKMVQIVLEATIHWGQFPTADIARKSYHFRTTGLGLTNLGALFMLMAKPYDSDEARNISASLMSILTGYSYYISSLFAKQLKPFTYFDINKEEMLRVIKNHAKAANYDKYEEDFQGLNYDPVVIEHSILTKENHRNISDCLKIVWENALEYGKAYGFRNAQVSVLAPTGTIAFAMDCATTSSEPFFSHVAYKKLVGGGSMEIVNPIIPIALKKLGYTKEQTEDIVKYVLRRENKNGFDIIADGKIEGAPHLKEEHYPIFDTANRCGSGKRYILPEGHVRMMGALTPHISGAISKTVNLPHDASAGDIKKIYLLSWKLGVKAIALYRDGCKASQPLNTTIEEQKEISIEDLTYKELLEYVKSKHIEYKPTRVKPDGIRNARVHEGEIGGLKLYITTSFYEDGRLGEVYVTAGRQGSLVKGLLDSLSTTISKMLQYGVPPEDIAKMYKGQKYEPSGFVGGHPYIKSADSISDLISKIIEIELGDYSHCQVKPGEIHTITPTSPKYINTTGNSKASLEIIYGEICSNCKSTKLVKNGTCKVCLDCGTTTGCS; encoded by the coding sequence ATGGAGCTAAAGGACTTACTCTTTCGTCATTACACAAAAGAATTACAAGATTCTACAAAAACTGTATATGACCTTTTTCAATGGAAAAATATCGATATTAAGATTGTCGACTACAGTACGGGGAAAATCATTATTGACATGGAAAACTTAGAATTTCCTACCCATTATTCGCAATCTGCTTGCGATATAATAGCAAGCAAATATTTTAGGAAAAAAGGGGTTCCAAATGATAGAGGCTATGAATACTCTCTCAAACAAGTTGTACATAGGATGACCGCCTTCTGGGTTGAATCGGCCTTACATGAGGGTTTAATCGATGAATCTAAAAAACAAATAGTATATGATGAACTGGCTTATATGATGTTAAACCAAATGTGGGCCCCTAATAGTCCTCAATGGTTTAATACGGGTTTAAAAATGGAATATGATATTGACGGCCCCCCCCAAGGACATTATTACTATGATGAGAAAAAGCAAGATGTTCTCCCTTCCGGGGATGCTTATACACGAACACAGGGTTCTGCTTGTTTTATTGTTAGCGTTGATGATTCTCTATTAGGTGAAAAATCTCTTACCGATCAACTTGTCACAGAAACAAGGCTTTTTAAATACGGTTCAGGAGTTGGGAGCAATTGGTCATCTATAAGGGCAAAAGGAGAACCTCTATCTGGTGGTGGAAAATCCTCTGGACTTATTAGCTTTTTAAAAGTATTCGATAGGAATGCCGGAGCAATCAAATCTGGCGGAACAACTAGAAGAGCAGCAAAGATGAATATCCTAGATATAGACCATCCAGAAATAGAAAATTTTATAACTTGGAAAGCCAAAGAAGAAGAAAAAGTGGCAGCTCTAGGTAAGATGGGATACTCCACCCACTTTGATAGCGAAGCTTACGAAACAGTCTCAGGACAAAATGCTAATAACTCTGTACGAATCTCCGATAAATTTATGGCTTCTCTCGATACCCCTGATGCCAAATGGAATCTTAAAGGAAGAATCGATGCTTCTATGGACAGGGAGATTTCTGTATCAGAACTTTGGGAAGACTTGGTTTATTCTGCCTGGCGATGTGGTGACCCTGGGGTACAATTTGATGATATCATCAATGGGTGGCATACCTGTCCTGCTGGTGAAGACGGCGAACTAGGTAAAAAGCATAACCGCATTAATGCCAGCAACCCATGTTCTGAATACATGTTCTTAGATGATACTGCATGTAACCTTGCAAGTATTAATATTACAAAGTACTATGACCACGAAAACAACCGTTTTGATATTGAAGGATATCTTCACTCAATAAAAATGGTCCAAATTGTTCTAGAGGCAACTATACATTGGGGGCAATTTCCTACTGCAGATATAGCAAGGAAATCCTATCACTTTAGAACCACAGGTTTAGGCCTGACTAACCTTGGGGCACTGTTTATGTTAATGGCAAAACCTTATGATTCTGATGAGGCAAGAAATATCTCTGCTTCCCTTATGAGCATATTAACTGGATATTCTTATTACATTTCTTCATTATTTGCAAAACAATTAAAACCCTTCACCTATTTTGATATTAATAAAGAAGAAATGTTAAGGGTAATTAAGAATCACGCTAAAGCTGCCAATTACGATAAATATGAAGAGGATTTCCAAGGACTTAATTATGACCCCGTAGTGATAGAGCATTCTATCCTTACTAAAGAAAACCATAGAAATATTTCCGATTGCTTAAAAATAGTATGGGAAAATGCCCTGGAATACGGGAAAGCTTATGGATTTAGAAATGCCCAAGTTTCGGTACTTGCTCCAACGGGGACAATTGCCTTTGCTATGGACTGCGCAACCACCTCATCCGAACCTTTCTTTAGTCATGTGGCCTATAAAAAGCTGGTTGGTGGGGGTAGTATGGAAATCGTAAACCCTATTATACCCATTGCCCTAAAAAAACTTGGATACACCAAAGAGCAAACAGAAGATATCGTTAAATATGTTCTTCGCAGAGAAAATAAAAATGGGTTTGATATAATCGCCGATGGAAAAATCGAAGGAGCACCCCATTTAAAGGAAGAGCACTATCCTATCTTTGACACCGCCAATCGTTGTGGAAGTGGAAAAAGATATATTCTCCCTGAAGGTCATGTGAGAATGATGGGAGCATTAACCCCCCATATTTCTGGGGCAATAAGTAAGACCGTAAATCTACCCCATGATGCATCTGCAGGGGATATCAAAAAAATTTATCTTTTGTCTTGGAAACTTGGTGTTAAGGCCATTGCTCTTTATAGGGACGGGTGTAAGGCATCCCAGCCTCTTAACACCACTATAGAAGAACAAAAGGAAATAAGTATAGAGGATTTAACTTATAAGGAACTATTGGAATATGTGAAAAGCAAACATATAGAATACAAACCAACAAGGGTAAAGCCAGATGGCATCAGAAATGCTAGAGTTCATGAGGGGGAAATTGGCGGGCTTAAATTATACATTACTACTTCTTTCTATGAAGATGGAAGATTAGGTGAGGTTTATGTAACCGCAGGACGTCAAGGCTCCCTTGTTAAAGGTCTTCTCGATAGCCTATCGACCACTATATCAAAAATGCTTCAATACGGGGTCCCCCCTGAGGACATTGCCAAAATGTATAAGGGACAAAAGTATGAGCCCAGTGGCTTTGTAGGGGGACATCCCTATATAAAAAGTGCCGATTCTATTTCTGATTTAATTAGTAAAATAATCGAAATAGAATTAGGGGATTACTCTCACTGTCAGGTTAAACCTGGGGAAATCCACACAATAACCCCTACTAGCCCCAAGTACATTAATACTACCGGAAATTCTAAAGCTTCCCTCGAAATAATATATGGTGAAATCTGTTCGAATTGTAAGAGTACAAAACTAGTCAAAAATGGTACCTGTAAAGTATGCCTTGATTGTGGCACCACCACTGGCTGTAGTTAA